One Brassica napus cultivar Da-Ae chromosome A5, Da-Ae, whole genome shotgun sequence DNA window includes the following coding sequences:
- the LOC106364576 gene encoding dolichyl-diphosphooligosaccharide--protein glycosyltransferase subunit DAD1: protein MVKSTSKDAQDLFRSLHSAYSATPTNLKIIDLYVVFSVFTALIQVAYMALVGSFPFNSFLSGVLSCIGTAVLAVCLRIQVNKENKEFKDLAPERAFADFVLCNLVLHLVIINFLG, encoded by the exons ATGGTGAAATCGACAAGTAAGGATGCTCAGGATCTGTTCCGATCTCTTCACTCCGCTTATTCCGCTACTCCGACTAATCTCAAG ATCATCGACTTGTATGTCGTTTTCTCCGTCTTCACTGCTTTGATTCAG GTGGCGTATATGGCTTTGGTGGGATCATTTCCATTTAACTCATTCCTATCTGGAGTTCTCTCTTGTATCGGGACAGCAGTTCTTGCTG TTTGCCTCCGGATTCAAGTGAACAAAGAAAACAAGGAATTCAAG GATTTGGCACCGGAACGAGCATTTGCTGATTTCGTCCTCTGCAACTTGGTCCTGCACTTGGTGATCATCAACTTCCTCGGATAG